CGAGGACGTCGAGTCGGCCCAGCTGGTCCGTTACTTCCTTGAAGGCCTCTTTTACCGCTTCAGGGTCCGCGATGTCGAAGGGTTTCAGATGCGCTTCGCCGCCGCGGGCGGCCACGGCCTCGGCGGTTTCCTCGGCCGCCTGACGGCCGGAATGAAAATTGATGACCACGTGCCAGCCCGGTTCCGCGAAGACCTCGGCGATGCCCCGCCCGATGCCGCGACTCGCCCCCGTCACCAGGACCACTCTTTCCAGATCCATCTTCATCCTTCCGTCCATGAGCCGGCCGGGCGATCTGTCGCCGGCGGCCCTCATTCGCCGCGTTCTTCCTTCACTTTCCGGATGAAAGCCGGAACGAACTGAAAGAGATCCCCCACCACGCCATACGTGGCGACGTCGAAAATCGGTGCTTCGGGATCCTTGTTGACGGCGACGATGATCCTGGAACCCTGCATCCCGACGATGTGTTGGATTGCCCCGGAAACCCCGATGGCCATGTAGAGGCTCGGGGCGACGGTCTGTCCTGTCTGTCCCACTTGGTGCGACGGGCCGATCCAGCCTTCCTCAACCACGCTCCGGGACGCTCCCACGGCCCCTTTGAGAAGCCGGGCCAGCTCTTCCACCATCCGGAAATGTTCCCGCTTCTGGAGGCCACGGCCTCCCGTGACGATCACTTCCGCTTCGGAGAGTTTGGCCGTTTCATCGGTTTCGGCAATGACCTGGAGCACTTCCACGCGGTGTTCGAAGCACCGTTCCGGAAGCGTCACCGCTTCCACGCGCCCGTTTCGACGATCCACCGCCGGCTTCATCACCCGAGGGCGTACGGTGGCCATCTGAGGGCGGCGGTTGGGGCAAACGATGGTAGCCATGACGTTTCCGCCGAAGGCCGGGCGGGTTTGAAGCAGAAGCCCGTTTTCACCGATATCCAGGTCGGTGCAGTCTGCGGTGAGGCCGGTTTGCAGGAGGGCGGCCACCCTGGGGATGAAGGACCGGCCCATGGTGGTCGCGCCGGCCAGAAGGATTTCCGGCTTGTGCCGGCGGGCCAGTTCCACCAGTGAGGCGGCGTAGGTTTCGTCCGTGAAGCGCGCCAGTTCCGGATGGTCCACCACGTAGACCACGTCGGGCCCGTAATCCAGCAGTTCTGCGGCGGCCGCTTCGATCCGGTGGCCCAGCAGCACCGCCGCCAGTTCCACGCCTCGCTTGTCCGCGAGCTTTCGGCCTGCGCCCAGGAGTTCCCGGCTTACCGGATGAACGACGCCGCTACGCCATTCGGCGAAAACCCAGACCCCGCGGTAAGACTCGAGATCCTCCACAGGGCGCGCTCCAGCCTCGGGAAGCGACAGGGCTCCAAATTCGCAGGCATCCACGCACAGGCCGCACAGCGTACAGGCGTCGGATACTTCAGCGATGGTTTCCGTAACGGTGATGGCCTCCACCGGGCAGACGCCTTCGCATACGCCGCAGGCGGTGCATTTCCTGGGATCGACGAGCGCCTTCATAGACCTGGAACCTTGACTTCCTTGAGGTAGCGGTAAAGCTGTTCGACCTGTTCTTCAACCGCGCCTTGAATGAGGATGCGATCGGAGCGGCGCGGCGGGCTGAAGACACGGACCACCTGGGTGTACGATCCGGAAAGACCCACAGCGTCGGGATCCAGGCCCAGGTCCCCATGCCCCCATACGGGGATGTCCGCCTTCTTGGCGCGCATCTTGTGCTTGAGAGACGGCACGCGGGGGTTCCCCACGTCCCGAAGTACGGTTACCAGCGCCGGGAGCGGCAGCTTCCAAATCTCGGTTCCCTCGTCGGTACGCCTGACCGCCTTCAGGTGGCCGCCTTCGAGCAGCTCGAAGTCCTTGACGAGGGTCGCATAGGGGATGTCGAGGATTGTGGCGAGTTCGGGCCCCACCTGAGCGGTGTCGCCGTCCACCGCCTGCTTGCCGCAGAAGATCAGGTCCACGTCGCCGATCTTCCGGACGGCGGCGGCGAGGGTTCCGGCGGTGGCCCAGGTGTCGGCACCGGCAAAGGCCCGGTCGCTCAAAAGGAGGGCGTCGTCCACGCCGCGCGACAGCATGTCCCGGAGGGCCTCCTCGGCCTGGGGCGGCCCCATGGTCACGGCGGTGACCCGGGCGCCGCAGGCGTCCTTGAGGCGAAGCGCCGCTTCGACGGCAAAGAGGTCAAAAGGGTTGATGATGGCATCGACCCCCTGGCGTACCAGGGTGTGCGTGTCGGGATCGATCCGTACGTTCTTTGCGTCAGGAACCTGCTTGATACAAACGACGACGTGCATCGGCATTGCGAAAACCCTGTCAGATGAACGATTCCTTGAGGCGGCCGTATTCCTTGTTCAGTTCCTGCCCGATGATGTTTCGCTGAATTTCGTTGGTGCCTTCGTAGATCTGGAGGATCTTGGCGTCCCGCAACATCTTTTCCACGGGGTAATCGCGCATGTATCCGTAGCCGCCGAAGATCTGGACGGCTTCCGTGGCCACTTCCATGGCGGTGTCGCTGGCAAAGACCTTGCCTATGGCGGCCACCTTGCTTGCATCCGCCGGATCGGTATCCAGGTGGCGCGCCGCGGCATAGATGAGGGCCCGCGCCGCCTCCGTCTTGATG
This is a stretch of genomic DNA from Desulfoglaeba alkanexedens ALDC. It encodes these proteins:
- a CDS encoding electron transfer flavoprotein subunit alpha yields the protein MKALVDPRKCTACGVCEGVCPVEAITVTETIAEVSDACTLCGLCVDACEFGALSLPEAGARPVEDLESYRGVWVFAEWRSGVVHPVSRELLGAGRKLADKRGVELAAVLLGHRIEAAAAELLDYGPDVVYVVDHPELARFTDETYAASLVELARRHKPEILLAGATTMGRSFIPRVAALLQTGLTADCTDLDIGENGLLLQTRPAFGGNVMATIVCPNRRPQMATVRPRVMKPAVDRRNGRVEAVTLPERCFEHRVEVLQVIAETDETAKLSEAEVIVTGGRGLQKREHFRMVEELARLLKGAVGASRSVVEEGWIGPSHQVGQTGQTVAPSLYMAIGVSGAIQHIVGMQGSRIIVAVNKDPEAPIFDVATYGVVGDLFQFVPAFIRKVKEERGE
- a CDS encoding electron transfer flavoprotein subunit beta/FixA family protein encodes the protein MHVVVCIKQVPDAKNVRIDPDTHTLVRQGVDAIINPFDLFAVEAALRLKDACGARVTAVTMGPPQAEEALRDMLSRGVDDALLLSDRAFAGADTWATAGTLAAAVRKIGDVDLIFCGKQAVDGDTAQVGPELATILDIPYATLVKDFELLEGGHLKAVRRTDEGTEIWKLPLPALVTVLRDVGNPRVPSLKHKMRAKKADIPVWGHGDLGLDPDAVGLSGSYTQVVRVFSPPRRSDRILIQGAVEEQVEQLYRYLKEVKVPGL